A region of Natribaculum luteum DNA encodes the following proteins:
- a CDS encoding sulfite exporter TauE/SafE family protein encodes MIVPLETCVTPDVDPSIGAQTFGPAVFFLIGLFGGAHCLGMCGPLVTTYADRLREGNDSRRDVVTVRAVRQHALFNLGRTASYAILGGLFGLAGSLVFVTPRDVVTVVAEVHALAGLLVGAVIIAMGVHYLLGRGVLGGSVSIPLVGSALGRVQAWLLARVDAWVGDGRIAGLGAVHGLLPCPLLYPAFLYAFVQGSPTGGVVSLAALGAGTIPSLFLYGTFFQSVSVETRMRLHRVLGVVFIVLGYIPLQHGLAVLGIPLPHPSIPYYQPIM; translated from the coding sequence ATGATCGTTCCACTCGAGACGTGCGTCACGCCCGACGTCGACCCCTCGATCGGCGCGCAGACGTTCGGCCCTGCCGTGTTCTTCCTGATCGGGCTGTTCGGCGGGGCACACTGTCTGGGCATGTGTGGTCCGCTGGTGACGACGTACGCCGACCGACTGCGCGAGGGCAACGACTCGAGACGCGACGTCGTGACGGTTCGAGCGGTTCGCCAGCACGCCCTGTTCAACCTCGGCCGGACGGCGAGTTACGCGATCCTCGGCGGCCTCTTCGGGCTGGCGGGCTCGCTCGTGTTCGTGACGCCTCGCGACGTCGTCACGGTCGTCGCCGAGGTCCACGCGCTCGCCGGACTGCTCGTCGGGGCGGTGATAATCGCGATGGGCGTCCACTACCTCCTCGGTCGCGGCGTCCTCGGCGGTTCGGTGAGCATCCCGCTGGTCGGATCGGCGCTCGGCCGGGTACAGGCGTGGCTGCTCGCCCGCGTCGACGCCTGGGTCGGCGACGGTCGGATCGCAGGACTCGGGGCGGTACACGGCCTGCTCCCGTGTCCGCTCCTCTATCCGGCGTTCCTCTACGCGTTCGTCCAGGGATCGCCGACCGGCGGCGTCGTCTCGCTCGCCGCACTCGGGGCCGGGACGATCCCGTCGCTGTTCCTGTACGGCACGTTCTTCCAGTCGGTCAGCGTCGAAACCCGGATGCGACTCCACCGCGTGCTCGGCGTGGTGTTCATCGTCCTCGGGTATATCCCGCTCCAGCACGGTCTGGCGGTGCTGGGAATTCCGCTTCCACACCCGTCGATCCCGTACTATCAGCCGATCATGTGA
- a CDS encoding winged helix-turn-helix domain-containing protein, with product MQSEGNPDPGDVFAVLADDYARRILVAADRQPMTAKALSEACDSSLATVYRRVSTLQEYGLLEERTAVDPDGAHRSEFVTTLEGLSLELTDGDLSLTLDTRDELADNFTALWDDLRGDE from the coding sequence GTGCAATCGGAGGGGAATCCGGATCCCGGCGACGTCTTTGCCGTCCTGGCAGACGACTACGCGCGACGTATTCTCGTCGCCGCGGATCGCCAGCCGATGACCGCGAAAGCCCTGAGCGAGGCGTGTGACTCGTCGCTCGCGACGGTCTACCGTCGCGTCTCGACGCTCCAGGAGTACGGCTTGCTCGAGGAACGAACGGCCGTCGATCCCGACGGCGCACACAGAAGCGAGTTCGTGACGACGCTCGAGGGCCTGTCGCTCGAGTTGACCGACGGCGACCTGTCGCTGACCCTCGACACGCGAGACGAACTCGCGGACAACTTCACGGCACTCTGGGACGACCTCCGTGGTGACGAATGA
- a CDS encoding DUF7521 family protein, whose amino-acid sequence MIQPPLAIAKLITLALSLAVAYLAYHGYRRNGSEPMLYVSVGFVFIGAGAICEGLIYLVFDTSIESAGLIQALLVSSGMLLVLASLRK is encoded by the coding sequence ATGATCCAGCCACCGCTCGCCATCGCCAAACTGATCACGCTGGCGTTGAGCCTCGCGGTGGCGTACCTGGCCTACCACGGCTACCGACGAAACGGCAGCGAGCCGATGCTGTACGTCTCCGTCGGCTTCGTCTTCATCGGTGCCGGCGCGATCTGCGAGGGGCTCATCTACCTCGTCTTCGACACGTCGATCGAGTCGGCAGGGCTCATCCAGGCACTGCTCGTCTCGAGTGGAATGCTGCTCGTTCTCGCGTCGCTGCGAAAGTGA